A window of Hordeum vulgare subsp. vulgare chromosome 5H, MorexV3_pseudomolecules_assembly, whole genome shotgun sequence genomic DNA:
CCGGAGGCTTCGCTGGCCTTGAAGGCCTCGATATCCTCGGCCATGGCGCGCTCGGCGCGGAGGATGGGCTCGTAGTAGTCGGGGAACTTGTCCATGCACCTGCGCAGCGCGGAGGTGGCGTCGTAGCAGCGCTCGACGACGTCGCTGCCTTCCGCCTCCGCCTGCTCCACGCACTTCTCCCAACCCACGAACTCCTCCTTGCACCCGCCGCCCTTCATGAACAGGCAAAACCCGcactccccttcctcctcctcgccgccctcCGCGGAGGCGTCCAGGACCACCGTCTCCCCAGCCGCGTCCGCCTCGCCGCCGGGAGCGGACTGGGCCTCTTCTTTCGCCGGTGAATCGGCGGGCGCAGCGGCCTCCGGGGGCGCAGCTTCTGCGGCGACGGCGGAGCCATGCTGGGCATCTTCTTTGGATGGTGGATCGGCGGCCTccgggggaggggaggcggcggaggcggcgacTCCCATCGCGTGAGCGTGAGGGGGTTTTGCCTGTTGGATCGGACTGGGGCTTCCTAGAAGCTGCGAGGACCGGGGAATCTTAAACCCTATTCGAGGTCGCAATTTTTGGGCCTAAATGAGTGGGCTTTGGGAGCACGGGTAGAGAGGAACAGCCCAGCCAGTCGAGTCCGGCGTGGACtagttttgttttttttaaaagaatgtactggactacttctcctctttcgtCACTTGCCGGCATCGACGACAAGGTGCTACTCCGTCCGTGGCAAAGAGGAATGTTTTTTCTTCGTACTCCCTCTAAGACATGCATGTAGTTTTAGACCATTACTAGCAAAAAAGCACATGCGtttcaacgggagaaagaaataccacacgctcttaatttataaaaaatgatctataatctaagaatttgtagttacgacacaaataaagatcgtcttatcctacaaaaatgcagtttaaaatttcacaggtcttctattttaacacggcttgcatgtagatttaatacgtacaaagaatcagtcaagtgaccttcagtttcatctctaatcctgattttgttaacgtgttcatccccaacccggatgagtaccggtatgaaagaaagacgaataatgacttatttattaagattgcaccctagataatatttttattaaacgtttaacagataaactaATATCATATTTATATTCTACATatctttctaatcaaattccatatataatatgttaaatttggagttacggtttaaaagatatgagtattttaaaaaacatttaatatatactacgagtttaatgtcataaacagtaagtgtttttttgtaaaatcacctcggtgggttttccgacggaagcgatagcctctttattattaggtaaagaattTAATTAGCAGCTAAATATAAATTATATGtcataaaaaatatatcatttgATTCTTAAGCAAATGTAGTTTTCAAATATATTATTCATTAACTAAGGCCCCGTTCGGAGTCTCTCCGCTCCGCGGCTCTGTTCCCGGAACAGATGGATTTGCAGTTAAAATTCGTGAAGCAACTGTACAGGTGCTTTGTAGATTCTTAAATTTTAAGATGGATTACCGAACGTGTCCTAAATATAATACATATTTAACTAATTAAATTATCAACCTAAAACGACGCGCATGCCTTATGAACTAAGACAACGGAAGTATCAtctttcatttttttaatttacAGGAAAATCCTCTTATCTATTCATTGTTTATCATGACAGTACAAGATAAATAAATAAGAACTATAAATCTAGAGCGTGTCTATTTTCATAACTTAATTGCTTCTAAAAAGGTACTCTTGTATTATTTTTTATGTGGTTGGGTGGTTCATGACGATTATATTCTATACTTCCTCGATGTTCTTCTTAAAACATGTGTGGTTTCTTTGCGTTAATGCTACAACAAAATGTTTATGTCGTCACTCCAACCATTGTTAGAGTAGGGTTCAAATGGAGGGTCGTGGTCAACGTTGGTATTACCGGCACCGAGAGGAGAAAGACGCCCTCACTTCATCCATGAGGTAGGTCAGATGCGATGTTGTATCAGTAACGATATGGCCACGGGATACAAAGCATCTATGAAAAGGACGTCCTCGCTTCATCCTTTGAAATGGAATCATTTTATTCCATAACAGTTGGTTCGTCAACCAAACACACTTTTAATGACACGACAATGTGACGACTGACCAATTCCTAAAGAAGGTTGGAGTGGTGATGGAGGGACTAGTCTCGCGTCATCCATCAACATGTGAATCACCTCCTTATGGTGCTATGTTGACATCTAAGATATGGCTGGGTTAGCCACTCGCTGATACTAAACCAAGATTTTTGGCCACCATTACACCAAACACAACCGTCCATGTTTGTCGGGAGATACCTACACCAGTGTTGAGAAGAGACACCCAAAGAACAAAAACATAGTACAATTCTTTTCATCATTCTCGCATGTATGTACCGTATTATTCGAGTGATCTTTCTTCATGGATCCATGTCTATTGTTTTCTGTATTAGTACATTTTGGTCTCCTC
This region includes:
- the LOC123398189 gene encoding uncharacterized protein LOC123398189: MGVAASAASPPPEAADPPSKEDAQHGSAVAAEAAPPEAAAPADSPAKEEAQSAPGGEADAAGETVVLDASAEGGEEEEGECGFCLFMKGGGCKEEFVGWEKCVEQAEAEGSDVVERCYDATSALRRCMDKFPDYYEPILRAERAMAEDIEAFKASEASGASPASPPPPAAEEEQGDSKKQADAATAVAKEKEDLAV